A region of Coccinella septempunctata chromosome 5, icCocSept1.1, whole genome shotgun sequence DNA encodes the following proteins:
- the LOC123314055 gene encoding uncharacterized protein LOC123314055 → MAKSRVSPIKNIVSIPRLELQAAVLGSRLAVTIKENHSLNIHKCFYWTDSKTVAGWIKANPTIFKPFVAHRVSEIVENTDAREWNWISTKENVADDATRENYQNEWKTGGRWLEGPPFLKNKTEEWPQYQIPDFDTSENKKCFVGVTVKVNLTEALPKITRFSRWLKLIRTTAWMLRFLQQVKKKSPIDGELTTSEVEIAEKLWIRCVQSEDFSEEFQSLKSSGMVESYSKLSKLSPILDHEDIIRVRSRIIYSNDLTDDAKFPIILEPKNYFTKLLIRYYHNKAAHSGQEFVANELRQRYWILNMRSAVRNSWTECQFCKNRRAKPEIPEMAPLPESRLGSFVRPFTTTGMDYFGPMQVSIGRRREKRYGVLFTCMSTRAVHLEIAHSLTTDSAIMAIRRLIGRRGCPKRIFSDNGTNLRGAERELKNAIENFDQNRMTSSMTTNNIEFNFIPPSAPHMGGSWERLVKSIKITLSIILKDKSPQEEVLQTLLIEAESLVNSRPLVHVSLDNADSEVLTPNHFLIGTSSAAQIPGKFDENDLVTRKQWRKSQLLADHFWRRWIKEYLPVLTKRTKWFSSSKRKIGIGDVVIIIDSQFSRNTWPKGIVTAVYPGADGNIRVVDVKTTIGTYRRPLTKLCLLDLEGNYEKK, encoded by the coding sequence ATGGCAAAATCAAGAGTTTCACCTATCAAGAACATCGTTTCGATTCCTAGACTTGAACTTCAAGCTGCAGTTTTGGGTAGCAGATTAGCAGTGACTATAAAAGAGAACCATAGTTTGAATATCCACAAATGTTTCTATTGGACTGATTCCAAAACAGTAGCTGGATGGATAAAAGCTAATCCAACTATTTTCAAGCCATTTGTAGCCCATCGAGTGTCTGAAATTGTAGAAAATACCGATGCTAGAGAATGGAATTGGATATCGACAAAAGAAAATGTTGCCGATGATGCCACGAGGGAAAATTATCAAAATGAATGGAAAACTGGTGGTAGATGGTTGGAAGGGCCTCCTTTCCTTAAGAATAAAACTGAAGAATGGCCCCAATATCAGATTCCCGATTTCGATActtcggaaaataaaaaatgttttgtagGTGTAACCGTTAAGGTGAATTTAACAGAAGCCTTGCCAAAAATTACCAGATTCTCAAGGTGGTTAAAACTCATTCGTACAACAGCTTGGATGTTGAGATTTTTACAACAAGTCAAGAAGAAATCACCCATAGATGGAGAACTGACGACGAGCGAAGTGGAAATAGCCGAAAAACTATGGATAAGATGTGTTCAAAGTGAAGATTTTTCAGAAGAATTCCAGTCTCTTAAGTCAAGTGGAATGGTTGAATCATATAGCAAATTGTCCAAACTGTCTCCAATTTTAGATCACGAAGATATTATACGGGTCCGGAGCAGAATAATATATTCCAACGATTTAACGGATGATGCAAAATTTCCCATCATACTCGagccaaaaaattatttcacaaaattACTAATTCGTTATTATCACAACAAAGCAGCACATAGTGGACAAGAATTTGTCGCCAACGAACTACGCCAACGATATTGGATTCTGAATATGAGGTCAGCGGTCAGAAATTCTtggacagaatgtcagttttgcAAAAACAGAAGAGCAAAACCTGAAATTCCAGAGATGGCCCCACTGCCAGAATCCCGACTAGGTTCGTTCGTAAGACCTTTCACTACGACCGGTATGGACTATTTTGGACCTATGCAAGTTTCAATTGGCCGTAGACGTGAAAAGAGATATGGGGTACTCTTCACTTGCATGAGCACCCGTGCAGTTCATCTGGAAATAGCTCATTCATTGACCACAGATTCGGCGATAATGGCAATCAGAAGATTAATCGGTCGAAGAGGATGCCCCAagagaatattttcagataatggCACAAATCTACGAGGAGCAGAAAGAGAGCTGAAAAATGCAATAGAAAATTTTGACCAAAACAGAATGACATCAAGCATGAcaacaaataatattgaatttaacTTCATACCTCCTTCTGCTCCTCACATGGGTGGCAGCTGGGAGCGTTTAGTTAAATCGATAAAGATAACACTGAGTATTATCTTAAAAGATAAATCTCCACAAGAAGAAGTTTTACAAACTTTATTGATTGAAGCGGAAAGTTTAGTGAATAGTCGGCCTTTAGTTCACGTTTCACTGGACAATGCAGATAGTGAAGTACTCACACCGAACCATTTTTTGATAGGTACTTCCAGCGCAGCTCAGATCCCAGGAAAATTTGACGAGAATGATTTAGTCACAAGAAAACAGTGGAGAAAATCACAACTTTTGGCTGATCACTTTTGGCGACGCTGGATCAAGGAATATCTTCCTGTCCTGACAAAAAGAACGAAGTGGTTCTCATCTTCTAAAAGAAAAATTGGTATTGGCGATGTAGTCATCATTATCGActctcaattttcaagaaaCACATGGCCTAAAGGTATTGTCACTGCAGTATATCCCGGTGCAGATGGAAACATTAGAGTGGTCGATGTTAAAACAACTATTGGAACCTACAGACGGCCTCTCACCAAATTATGTTTACTTGATCTGGAAGGAAATTATGAAAAGAAGTAA